One segment of Ricinus communis isolate WT05 ecotype wild-type chromosome 8, ASM1957865v1, whole genome shotgun sequence DNA contains the following:
- the LOC125371008 gene encoding 30S ribosomal protein S16-2, chloroplastic/mitochondrial-like, whose protein sequence is MVVRLRLSRFGCKNRPFYRVMAANSRSPRDGKHLEVLGYYNPLPGQDGGKRMGLNFERVKYWLSVGAQPSEPLQRILFRAGLLPPPPMVAMGRKGGHRDTRPVDPMTGRILSTENSADASQSSGGENASDAGTST, encoded by the exons ATGGTGGTGAGGCTACGGTTATCAAGATTTGGATGCAAAAACAGGCCATTTTATCGAGTAATGGCAGCTAATAGCAGATCTCCCAGAGATGGCAAACACCTTGAGGTTCTTGGTTACTATAATCCCTTGCCAG GTCAAGATGGGGGCAAACGGATGGGTCTTAATTTCGAGAGAGTCAA GTATTGGTTATCTGTCGGTGCTCAGCCTTCTGAACCTCTGCAACGTATTCTTTTCAGAGCAGGATTACTACCTCCACCACCAATGGTGGCAATGGGGCGTAAAGGTGGACACCGTGACACACGTCCAGTTGATCCAATGACTGGACGTATTTTAAGCACTGAGAATTCAGCTGATGCTTCTCAATCAAGTGGTGGTGAAAATGCCAGTGATGCTGGAACAAGCACCTAA
- the LOC8274541 gene encoding dentin sialophosphoprotein isoform X2: MYGGSSKLGGGRGGGGGRGGGRLSSFPPPPPHRSSTSNKNSRLSLGGGGGSNPRSRSGGTSSATAAAAAVEETFSLIPGKNPLAFAMIIRLAPDLVDEIRKIEAQGGSAKIKFDSIGSNNFGNVIDAGGKEFRFTWSREFGDLCDIYEERQSGEDGNGVLVESGSAWRKVNVQRVLDESTKNHVKKLSEEAERKNKSRKAIVLDQGNPSMKNQLKQLALAESTPWRMSFKRKEPPYKKQKVEPPPASGKGRHSSSPLPSTPQRSATPASPFGMGNVNKNNVNTEEFALIQVKSKENAANSEKEIQTKASSAVQETTGHKGNFGTKPMDLRSMLITLLIENPKGMSLKALEKAIGDKLPNSVKKIEPIIKKIATFQAPGRYFLKPGVELESFKKPSSESGSSPEDNHQQTLVPEDNHDNTPALESRPAEKSPAVRFEEHAQIKSKFEEELNALEKIDVHEKKISDNSEGQASSSESGSDSDSESDSSDSGSDSGSRSRSRSRSRSRSRSPVGSGSGSSSDSESDASSNSKEGSDEDVDILSDDDKEPQHKLQASEPRFTASPDPWRSVQNGTDEKQDGDGSDAVDIDGPGSAGPYGEGHESEAVDIEKDLANHEKVVELAANDSLLPTQEVDIHVEGAQSIITDHDAIQERQNFIGTLFDDNENMVRDSFRHENSDSSERISKSKSKRVPDMKHFDEISDTAKRLKVDSVAQPPISEVRDVQLPESPYNKNIEDTFRGPAIQAMNRADREGNADFGSHKAFNVQPSSDFQQPDRRSSDKIARSKASDSTGRSKHTERSGHGRKFSSKDSHLHEDFPIQREKASRDTLNEGNSSKDKKVPRNSKGGGAGGRHSTSFDSDYRKLGETYGNFKDAAQPSPKDGNRVDVEKYPAVSGRSLQRELSELELGEFREPLLEDKPVKKQFDRKGPFKQSESKPSTSDNCNSDFNKAKPAGKATLDSGKPSPSNLGTGFKRTPDHHTEDVTRSHLKVAQSHLQHLSRLDNAEVGSHFSKLADTNSRLRQNEAGAKLGNSIEGYGENHKRGPSNAQPLHESKRGLLSNSIKESKTQTSNRIPDLVDGQKETVVTEANNARKRRESLSEEDGSFSKYVKDTPELKGPIKDFSQYKEYVQEYRDKYDSYCALNKILETYRNDFHRLGKDLEFAKGRDMDKYHKILVQLQESYLQCGPRHKRFKKIFVVLHEELKNLKQRIKEYAVTCTKD; this comes from the exons ATGTACGGTGGTTCCTCCAAGTTGGGCGGCGGCCGTGGCGGCGGAGGTGGCCGGGGAGGGGGGCGTCTATCTTCGTTCCCTCCGCCGCCGCCTCACCGGTCATCCACATCCAATAAAAACTCCCGCCTCTCCCTCGGAGGTGGCGGCGGTTCCAATCCTCGGAGCCGCTCAGGTGGTACCTCGAGTGCCACAGCAGCGGCAGCAGCAGTTGAAGAGACGTTTTCCCTTATTCCTGGGAAAAACCCACTTGCTTTTGCAATGATTATTAGATTAGCACCTGATTTGGTTGATGAGATCAGAAAAATTGAAGCTCAAGGCGGTTCTGctaaaatcaaatttgatTCTATTGGCAGTAATAATTTTGGAAAT GTCATTGATGCGGGAGGTAAGGAATTCAGATTTACATGGTCGAGGGAATTTGGTGACCTCTGTGACATTTATGAAGAACGTCAAAGTGGTGAAGATGGAAACGGTGTGCTTGTTGAATCTGGGTCTGCCTGGCGTAAGGTGAATGTCCAACGTGTCTTAGATGAATCTACTAAGAACCATGTAAAGAAGCTATCAGAGGAAGCTGAACGCAAAAATAAATCACGCAA AGCTATTGTGCTAGATCAGGGGAACCCATCAATGAAGAATCAACTAAAGCAGTTGGCACTTGCCGAGT CTACACCATGGAGGATGTCCTTTAAGCGAAAAGAGCCTCCATATAAAAAGCAGAAAGTTGAACCACCACCAG CTAGTGGAAAGGGTAGACACTCATCGTCACCTCTGCCATCTACACCTCAGCGATCTGCCACTCCAGCATCTCCATTTGGAATGGGAAATGTTAATAAGAATAATGTGAACACAGAAGAATTCGCACTGATCCAGGTGAAAAGTAAAGAGAATGCTGCTAactcagaaaaagaaatccagACCAAGGCTTCTAGTGCTGTACAGGAGACAACAGGGCACAAAGGGAACTTTGGGACTAAACCAATGGATTTGCGGAGCATGTTGATCACTCTACTGATTGAAAATCCTAAAGGAATGAGCTTGAAG GCCTTGGAGAAAGCTATTGGGGATAAATTACCGAACTCTGTTAAAAAGATAGAGCccattattaaaaaa ATTGCGACTTTCCAAGCTCCAGGAAGATATTTCTTGAAACCAGGAGTGGAGTTGGAAAGCTTCAAGAAACCTTCATCTGAGAGTGGAAG TTCTCCTGAGGACAACCATCAGCAGACACTTGTTCCTGAAGACAACCATGACAACACACCTGCTCTTGAATCAAGACCTGCTGAGAAAAGTCCTGCTGTCAGATTTGAGGAACATGcccaaataaaatctaaatttgaaGAAGAGTTGAATGCCTTAGAAAAAATTGATGTCCACGAGAAAAAAATCTCCGACAATAGTGAGGGGCAGGCAAGCTCTAGTGAAAGTGGAAGTGACAGTGATAGTGAAAGTGACAGTAGTGACAGTGGGAGTGATAGTGGAAGCCGCAGCAGGAGCAGGAGCAGAAGCAGAAGCAGAAGCAGAAGCCCGGTAGGGAGTGGAAGTGGGAGTAGCAGTGACAGTGAAAGTGATGCTTCATCCAACAGTAAAGAAGGATCTGATGAGGATGTGGATATTTTAAGTGATGATGACAAAGAACCCCAGCACAAGTTACAGGCCTCTGAACCACGTTTCACAGCATCTCCTGATCCATGGAGATCTGTGCAGAATGGGACAGATGAGAAGCAAGATGGCGATGGATCTGATGCAGTTGACATTGATGGTCCTGGATCTGCTGGACCTTATGGCGAAGGTCATGAATCTGAAGCTGTTGACATTGAGAAAGATTTGGCTAATCATGAGAAGGTAGTTGAATTAGCTGCAAATGACAGTTTGCTTCCCACCCAAGAAGTTGACATACATGTGGAAGGAGCTCAATCCATTATCACTGATCATGATGCCATCCAAGAGCGTCAAAATTTCATAGGAACTCTGTTTGATGATAATGAAAATATGGTTAGGGACAGCTTCAGGCATGAGAATTCTGACAGTTCTGAGAGGATATCCAAAAGTAAGTCCAAAAGGGTTCCTGATATGAAGCACTTTGATGAGATATCTGACACTGCTAAAAGATTGAAAGTTGACAGTGTGGCTCAACCACCCATTTCTGAGGTTAGAGATGTCCAATTACCTGAGAGCCCTTACAACAAAAATATTGAAGACACTTTTAGGGGCCCTGCTATTCAAGCGATGAACAGGGCTGATAGGGAAGGAAATGCAGATTTTGGCTCACATAAGGCATTTAATGTACAACCTAGTTCAGATTTTCAGCAACCTGACCGAAGGTCTTCTGATAAAATTGCACGCTCAAAAGCTTCTGATTCAACCGGGAGATCTAAACATACTGAGAGATCAGGGCATGGTCGTAAATTTTCTTCAAAGGATTCTCATTTGCATGAAGATTTTCCTATCCAAAGAGAAAAGGCTTCTAGAGACACTCTAAATGAAGGTAATTCTTCGAAGGACAAAAAGGTGCCAAGAAACTCCAAGGGAGGTGGAGCTGGAGGCAGACATTCAACTTCCTTTGATTCTGACTATAGGAAACTGGGTGAGACGTATGGGAACTTCAAGGATGCTGCACAACCTTCACCTAAGGATGGCAACAGAGTTGATGTAGAAAAATACCCAGCTGTCAGTGGAAGAAGCCTCCAAAGAGAGCTTTCAGAGCTGGAGTTAGGAGAATTTCGCGAGCCATTGCTTGAGGATAAACCAGTTAAGAAACAATTTGACAGGAAGGGCCCTTTTAAACAGTCAGAGAGCAAACCAAGCACTTCAGATAACTGTAATTCAGATTTTAATAAGGCAAAACCTGCTGGAAAGGCAACATTAGACTCAGGAAAGCCTTCTCCTTCCAATCTAGGTACTGGGTTTAAGAGAACCCCTGATCATCATACTGAAGATGTAACAAGATCTCACCTTAAGGTTGCACAATCTCATCTACAACATCTTTCAAGGCTAGATAATGCTGAAGTTGGATCTCACTTCAGCAAGTTGGCAGATACGAATAGTAGATTAAGACAGAATGAAGCTGGGGCAAAACTAGGAAACAGTATAGAAGGCTATGGAGAAAACCATAAAAGAGGCCCTAGCAATGCACAACCACTGCATGAGTCTAAACGTGGATTGCTTTCCAACTCGATTAAGGAAAGTAAAACGCAAACATCTAATAGAATTCCTGACTTGGTAGATGGACAAAAGGAAACAGTTGTGACTGAAGCCAATAATGCTCGAAAGAGGAGAGAATCTTTGTCCGAGGAAGATGGCTCTTTTTCGAAGTATGTAAAGGACACACCCGAGCTCAAAGGACCAATTAAGGATTTTTCTCA GTACAAAGAATATGTGCAGGAATACCGCGATAAGTATGATAGTTACT
- the LOC8274541 gene encoding dentin sialophosphoprotein isoform X1, whose protein sequence is MYGGSSKLGGGRGGGGGRGGGRLSSFPPPPPHRSSTSNKNSRLSLGGGGGSNPRSRSGGTSSATAAAAAVEETFSLIPGKNPLAFAMIIRLAPDLVDEIRKIEAQGGSAKIKFDSIGSNNFGNVIDAGGKEFRFTWSREFGDLCDIYEERQSGEDGNGVLVESGSAWRKVNVQRVLDESTKNHVKKLSEEAERKNKSRKAIVLDQGNPSMKNQLKQLALAESTPWRMSFKRKEPPYKKQKVEPPPAPKSTFKSAVSSTASGKGRHSSSPLPSTPQRSATPASPFGMGNVNKNNVNTEEFALIQVKSKENAANSEKEIQTKASSAVQETTGHKGNFGTKPMDLRSMLITLLIENPKGMSLKALEKAIGDKLPNSVKKIEPIIKKIATFQAPGRYFLKPGVELESFKKPSSESGSSPEDNHQQTLVPEDNHDNTPALESRPAEKSPAVRFEEHAQIKSKFEEELNALEKIDVHEKKISDNSEGQASSSESGSDSDSESDSSDSGSDSGSRSRSRSRSRSRSRSPVGSGSGSSSDSESDASSNSKEGSDEDVDILSDDDKEPQHKLQASEPRFTASPDPWRSVQNGTDEKQDGDGSDAVDIDGPGSAGPYGEGHESEAVDIEKDLANHEKVVELAANDSLLPTQEVDIHVEGAQSIITDHDAIQERQNFIGTLFDDNENMVRDSFRHENSDSSERISKSKSKRVPDMKHFDEISDTAKRLKVDSVAQPPISEVRDVQLPESPYNKNIEDTFRGPAIQAMNRADREGNADFGSHKAFNVQPSSDFQQPDRRSSDKIARSKASDSTGRSKHTERSGHGRKFSSKDSHLHEDFPIQREKASRDTLNEGNSSKDKKVPRNSKGGGAGGRHSTSFDSDYRKLGETYGNFKDAAQPSPKDGNRVDVEKYPAVSGRSLQRELSELELGEFREPLLEDKPVKKQFDRKGPFKQSESKPSTSDNCNSDFNKAKPAGKATLDSGKPSPSNLGTGFKRTPDHHTEDVTRSHLKVAQSHLQHLSRLDNAEVGSHFSKLADTNSRLRQNEAGAKLGNSIEGYGENHKRGPSNAQPLHESKRGLLSNSIKESKTQTSNRIPDLVDGQKETVVTEANNARKRRESLSEEDGSFSKYVKDTPELKGPIKDFSQYKEYVQEYRDKYDSYCALNKILETYRNDFHRLGKDLEFAKGRDMDKYHKILVQLQESYLQCGPRHKRFKKIFVVLHEELKNLKQRIKEYAVTCTKD, encoded by the exons ATGTACGGTGGTTCCTCCAAGTTGGGCGGCGGCCGTGGCGGCGGAGGTGGCCGGGGAGGGGGGCGTCTATCTTCGTTCCCTCCGCCGCCGCCTCACCGGTCATCCACATCCAATAAAAACTCCCGCCTCTCCCTCGGAGGTGGCGGCGGTTCCAATCCTCGGAGCCGCTCAGGTGGTACCTCGAGTGCCACAGCAGCGGCAGCAGCAGTTGAAGAGACGTTTTCCCTTATTCCTGGGAAAAACCCACTTGCTTTTGCAATGATTATTAGATTAGCACCTGATTTGGTTGATGAGATCAGAAAAATTGAAGCTCAAGGCGGTTCTGctaaaatcaaatttgatTCTATTGGCAGTAATAATTTTGGAAAT GTCATTGATGCGGGAGGTAAGGAATTCAGATTTACATGGTCGAGGGAATTTGGTGACCTCTGTGACATTTATGAAGAACGTCAAAGTGGTGAAGATGGAAACGGTGTGCTTGTTGAATCTGGGTCTGCCTGGCGTAAGGTGAATGTCCAACGTGTCTTAGATGAATCTACTAAGAACCATGTAAAGAAGCTATCAGAGGAAGCTGAACGCAAAAATAAATCACGCAA AGCTATTGTGCTAGATCAGGGGAACCCATCAATGAAGAATCAACTAAAGCAGTTGGCACTTGCCGAGT CTACACCATGGAGGATGTCCTTTAAGCGAAAAGAGCCTCCATATAAAAAGCAGAAAGTTGAACCACCACCAG CCCCCAAATCTACCTTTAAATCTGCAGTTTCTTCAACAGCTAGTGGAAAGGGTAGACACTCATCGTCACCTCTGCCATCTACACCTCAGCGATCTGCCACTCCAGCATCTCCATTTGGAATGGGAAATGTTAATAAGAATAATGTGAACACAGAAGAATTCGCACTGATCCAGGTGAAAAGTAAAGAGAATGCTGCTAactcagaaaaagaaatccagACCAAGGCTTCTAGTGCTGTACAGGAGACAACAGGGCACAAAGGGAACTTTGGGACTAAACCAATGGATTTGCGGAGCATGTTGATCACTCTACTGATTGAAAATCCTAAAGGAATGAGCTTGAAG GCCTTGGAGAAAGCTATTGGGGATAAATTACCGAACTCTGTTAAAAAGATAGAGCccattattaaaaaa ATTGCGACTTTCCAAGCTCCAGGAAGATATTTCTTGAAACCAGGAGTGGAGTTGGAAAGCTTCAAGAAACCTTCATCTGAGAGTGGAAG TTCTCCTGAGGACAACCATCAGCAGACACTTGTTCCTGAAGACAACCATGACAACACACCTGCTCTTGAATCAAGACCTGCTGAGAAAAGTCCTGCTGTCAGATTTGAGGAACATGcccaaataaaatctaaatttgaaGAAGAGTTGAATGCCTTAGAAAAAATTGATGTCCACGAGAAAAAAATCTCCGACAATAGTGAGGGGCAGGCAAGCTCTAGTGAAAGTGGAAGTGACAGTGATAGTGAAAGTGACAGTAGTGACAGTGGGAGTGATAGTGGAAGCCGCAGCAGGAGCAGGAGCAGAAGCAGAAGCAGAAGCAGAAGCCCGGTAGGGAGTGGAAGTGGGAGTAGCAGTGACAGTGAAAGTGATGCTTCATCCAACAGTAAAGAAGGATCTGATGAGGATGTGGATATTTTAAGTGATGATGACAAAGAACCCCAGCACAAGTTACAGGCCTCTGAACCACGTTTCACAGCATCTCCTGATCCATGGAGATCTGTGCAGAATGGGACAGATGAGAAGCAAGATGGCGATGGATCTGATGCAGTTGACATTGATGGTCCTGGATCTGCTGGACCTTATGGCGAAGGTCATGAATCTGAAGCTGTTGACATTGAGAAAGATTTGGCTAATCATGAGAAGGTAGTTGAATTAGCTGCAAATGACAGTTTGCTTCCCACCCAAGAAGTTGACATACATGTGGAAGGAGCTCAATCCATTATCACTGATCATGATGCCATCCAAGAGCGTCAAAATTTCATAGGAACTCTGTTTGATGATAATGAAAATATGGTTAGGGACAGCTTCAGGCATGAGAATTCTGACAGTTCTGAGAGGATATCCAAAAGTAAGTCCAAAAGGGTTCCTGATATGAAGCACTTTGATGAGATATCTGACACTGCTAAAAGATTGAAAGTTGACAGTGTGGCTCAACCACCCATTTCTGAGGTTAGAGATGTCCAATTACCTGAGAGCCCTTACAACAAAAATATTGAAGACACTTTTAGGGGCCCTGCTATTCAAGCGATGAACAGGGCTGATAGGGAAGGAAATGCAGATTTTGGCTCACATAAGGCATTTAATGTACAACCTAGTTCAGATTTTCAGCAACCTGACCGAAGGTCTTCTGATAAAATTGCACGCTCAAAAGCTTCTGATTCAACCGGGAGATCTAAACATACTGAGAGATCAGGGCATGGTCGTAAATTTTCTTCAAAGGATTCTCATTTGCATGAAGATTTTCCTATCCAAAGAGAAAAGGCTTCTAGAGACACTCTAAATGAAGGTAATTCTTCGAAGGACAAAAAGGTGCCAAGAAACTCCAAGGGAGGTGGAGCTGGAGGCAGACATTCAACTTCCTTTGATTCTGACTATAGGAAACTGGGTGAGACGTATGGGAACTTCAAGGATGCTGCACAACCTTCACCTAAGGATGGCAACAGAGTTGATGTAGAAAAATACCCAGCTGTCAGTGGAAGAAGCCTCCAAAGAGAGCTTTCAGAGCTGGAGTTAGGAGAATTTCGCGAGCCATTGCTTGAGGATAAACCAGTTAAGAAACAATTTGACAGGAAGGGCCCTTTTAAACAGTCAGAGAGCAAACCAAGCACTTCAGATAACTGTAATTCAGATTTTAATAAGGCAAAACCTGCTGGAAAGGCAACATTAGACTCAGGAAAGCCTTCTCCTTCCAATCTAGGTACTGGGTTTAAGAGAACCCCTGATCATCATACTGAAGATGTAACAAGATCTCACCTTAAGGTTGCACAATCTCATCTACAACATCTTTCAAGGCTAGATAATGCTGAAGTTGGATCTCACTTCAGCAAGTTGGCAGATACGAATAGTAGATTAAGACAGAATGAAGCTGGGGCAAAACTAGGAAACAGTATAGAAGGCTATGGAGAAAACCATAAAAGAGGCCCTAGCAATGCACAACCACTGCATGAGTCTAAACGTGGATTGCTTTCCAACTCGATTAAGGAAAGTAAAACGCAAACATCTAATAGAATTCCTGACTTGGTAGATGGACAAAAGGAAACAGTTGTGACTGAAGCCAATAATGCTCGAAAGAGGAGAGAATCTTTGTCCGAGGAAGATGGCTCTTTTTCGAAGTATGTAAAGGACACACCCGAGCTCAAAGGACCAATTAAGGATTTTTCTCA GTACAAAGAATATGTGCAGGAATACCGCGATAAGTATGATAGTTACT